The Anoplopoma fimbria isolate UVic2021 breed Golden Eagle Sablefish chromosome 5, Afim_UVic_2022, whole genome shotgun sequence genome contains a region encoding:
- the LOC129091821 gene encoding alpha-tectorin-like: MANLIMLPLLLLGMISTVTPQTTGHLYPIGGTRSSNTDDGSSPFISLQQPFLYFGQSYHQIYVNHNGHLTFNRPWHSYIPQQFPLHGSRDVIAPFWTDLDNRRNGQIYYNQYTSGRILHQATRDINRYFPGLNFNANWVFVATWYEVAYFSNTGTQTTVQAVLISGGRYSFVLMNYGIIANTTRNVQAGFDTVNSAHHFSIPGSFSNNATGPNSNFRLSSNVNEPGRWAFRTDHGSRGCTFNGESVQLGDSFWSDSTCSQKCTCTSAGLQCQSQSCSFSQICQPTNFQFSCQTVRRGTCRISGDPHYYTFDNEVFHFQGTCTYVLSEQCGHGLPYYRVEGKNEHRGSTHVSWTRLVKVFVHNETIELVKGRRGVAKVNGIFADTPFYLNNGTVQVYESGFSVIISTDFGLEVSYDAHHYVTISVPYTYQNATCGLCGNFNNNPRDDFRTRQGEVVSSDVVFANSWQAVGDDEPGCETQCGGLSCAACTPAQTALYSNTDHCGILQSSFGPFAACHQRLPPMTFVQSCVYDLCVGEGYQPILCQALNAYARQCQQNGIQLPSWRRQGFCEIQCPANSHFESQGTSCPATCVNPNSTHNCPLPVQESCICNSGSILSGGVCIPQAECGCSFEGRYYRSGETVILDEDCGRRCNCSYGSMTCQSNGCGPLESCSVEEGERGCRPNSYGTCWIKGPGSYHTFDGLTYLYPGACRLTLAKVMGLSSYPHFVVTAEKLPRGQQGFARLLKFEAEGTHVSIEMANSNRVQVDGQQIRLPFSSASNRIQIYHSSIHSIIIRTSFGVTVQTVWPHFVRVTAPGIYNGSLGGLCGNYNGHPHDDFRTPNGILVNSSQDFGDSWRDGSLAAHCVEGVNPNSTTNYNSSEYCGILGSPHGPFAQCWATGDSQQHVDACVGIIRASRDPASALCEVLRDYALMCQQKGVALGDWRNATYCEQNCPQNSHHEVCGSSCPSTCPSLSFPFACDTVCQDGCQCDDGFILNGNECVRPTACGCHHQGRYRRGGERFWDGEECQSFCTCNGTTGAVHCISNNCGPQESCRVVEGEFGCHPNPHGTCSASGDPHYLTFDHKAYDFQGTCRYVLATLCNATDGLHQFSVEAKNEQWSGQPVSVTAEVLVTVRGYRVQMSRESRGVVQVNGETKNLPILLNGSSVSIYASGFRTYVNADFGLSVMYDGWYTVSVSVPASYRGKTCGLCGNFNGNPNDDFHTPSGMMVTTPQEFGAAWKVASNDTCSDGCGSSCPQCINERPARAQCEVIQASDGPLSFCHEQVDPAPYFADCVFDVCVSRSEGQDLLCRAVQAYVTACQSANVRIYPWRQNTTCRLDCPANSHYELCGTDCGHVCASSIDATCEQVCSEGCFCNEGFLRSGTRCVPVESCGCQYDGFYYNAGESFWTEGCSQRCECHAPNDLRCSAASCTPAQQCTIRNGELGCFDDMSTCTVWGDPHYISFDGALAHFQGTCSYIIAESVSNGTNETQFQVVATNNHRGNNRVSFVSAVDVYLSNQPESVHVRIGPNKRVQVNGSEVSLPTTVGTLAQVVRQGSYILVDAIDLKVNFDGQSTLLVRLGQDRQNRVTGMCGNFNRDPSDDKVLPDGTSAQNDNHFGHSWKASTSQPGCGSTDERIDDGLNDCPFMEEYSELCSVITNSSGPFSACHLHSDPQPFFSSCVYDLCLYTPANGMLCSAVSAYESTCSVLGLDIPEWRSALRCAESDPCEQLDCTEDEWCGEKDGVYGCFCDEHHHRPNNESYDSSITCASSSGTMSVSRCQLFEAGFYSSALHLRDHSCNGTLQDGRLVFQFNNEDQLCGTALRSNGTHFVYENTIQGDVDPHEGPISRQRNIHLLFSCEYSLTQALSMAVGINPVESIVRKKLPSGIGQYHVRMIPYQDAGYHFPMAGIGNLEMEIDQRMYVEIQTEGVDSRQISTVVDSCWATPVNIPSYPVRWALIDAECPNPADGTVELVQNGISTVSRFSFRMFTFDNFSSIYLHCQVHLCLLRHSNCTAHCYPGHHNRVERDVSQHALTDISLGPFTVSPRWTARMVNPSSAPGQLASLVTLLVSLLTAKTLV; this comes from the exons GCTCCATTCTGGACGGATTTAGACAACAGACGAAATGGTCAGATCTACTACAACCAATACACCAGTGGCAGGATCCTCCATCAAGCTACGCGAGACATTAATCGTTACTTCCCAGGATTGAATTTCAATGCCAACTGGGTCTTTGTTGCAACATGGTATGAGGTGGCCTACTTTTCCAACACTGGAACA CAAACAACGGTCCAAGCAGTCTTGATCTCTGGTGGCCGGTACTCATTTGTGCTGATGAACTATGGGATAATAGCCAACACAACACGAAATGTTCAG GCTGGATTTGACACAGTGAACTCCGCTCACCATTTCTCCATACCTGGATCTTTCTCTAACAATGCAACAGGACCTAACTCAAATTTCCGCCTGAGCAGCAATGTCAATGAACCCGGACGCTGGGCTTTCCGGACAGACCATGGATCAAGAGGCTGTACTTTCAATG GTGAATCTGTGCAGCTGGGTGACTCATTCTGGAGCGACAGTACCTGTTCACAGAAGTGCACCTGCACCTCAGCGGGCCTGCAGTGTCAGAGCCAAAGCTGCTCCTTTTCCCAAATCTGCCAACCTACTAACTTTCAGTTCTCCTGCCAGACAGTGCGGAGAGGCACCTGCCGCATTAGTGGTGATCCGCATTACTATACCTTCGATAACGAAGTGTTTCACTTCCAAGGCACCTGCACTTATGTTCTCTCTGAGCAATGTGGTCATGGGTTGCCCTACTATAGAGTAGAGGGCAAGAATGAGCATCGGGGCAGCACTCATGTTTCCTGGACACGACTGGTCAAAGTGTTTGTCCATAATGAAACCATTGAGCTTGTCAAGGGACGTCGTGGTGTGGCTAAG GTCAATGGCATCTTTGCAGACACTCCATTCTATCTCAACAATGGAACGGTGCAGGTTTATGAGTCAGGTTTCTCTGTGATCATCAGTACTGACTTTGGCTTGGAGGTGTCTTATGACGCACATCATTACGTTACGATCAGTGTGCCCTACACTTACCAAAATGCAACATGTGGCCTGTGTGGAAACTTCAACAACAATCCCAGAGATGACTTTCGTACCCGCCAAGGAGAAGTTGTGAGCTCTGACGTGGTTTTTGCCAACAGCTGGCAAGCAGTGGGAGACGATGAGCCTGGTTGTGAGACACAGTGTGGAGGTCTGAGCTGTGCTGCCTGTACTCCGGCTCAGACAGCTTTATACAGCAATACTGACCATTGTGGTATCCTCCAGAGCAGTTTTGGACCTTTTGCCGCTTGCCATCAACGACTTCCCCCAATGACCTTTGTGCAAAGCTGTGTGTACGATCTGTGTGTAGGAGAAGGGTATCAACCCATTCTGTGCCAAGCCCTAAATGCGTATGCAAGACAGTGTCAACAGAATGGTATCCAGCTGCCAAGCTGGAGGAGACAAGGCTTCTGTG AAATCCAGTGCCCAGCCAACAGCCACTTTGAGTCACAGGGCACATCATGTCCTGCTACCTGTGTCAACCCCAATTCTACCCACAACTGCCCTCTTCCTGTCCAGGAGAGCTGCATCTGCAATTCAGGCTCCATCCTAAGTGGTGGGGTCTGCATCCCTCAAGCTGAGTGTGGCTGCAGCTTTGAGGGTCGCTACTACCGCTCTGGAGAAACTGTAATACTGGACGAGGACTGTGGGAGACGTTGTAACTGCAGTTATGGCTCCATGACATGCCAATCCAATGGTTGTGGCCCACTTGAATCATGCAgtgtggaggagggagaaagaggatgCAGACCTAACAGCTATGGAACATGCTGGATAAAAGGCCCAGGGTCATATCATACGTTTGATGGATTGACATACCTCTATCCTGGGGCGTGTCGATTGACCCTTGCCAAAGTTATGGGCTTGTCTAGTTACCCACATTTTGTGGTGACAGCAGAAAAACTGCCCAGAGGCCAGCAGGGTTTTGCCAGATTGCTAAAATTTGAGGCAGAAGGAACACACGTGTCTATTGAGATGGCAAATAGCAACAGAGTACAG GTTGACGGTCAGCAGATCAGACTGCCATTCAGCTCGGCATCCAACCGAATCCAAATCTACCACAGCAGCATTCACAGTATCATCATTCGCACCTCCTTTGGTGTAACTGTGCAGACTGTTTGGCCTCACTTTGTGCGTGTCACTGCACCTGGTATCTACAACGGTTCATTAGGTGGACTCTGTGGTAATTACAACGGCCACCCACATGACGACTTCCGGACACCCAACGGCATTCTGGTCAACAGCTCTCAGGACTTTGGGGACAGTTGGCGGGACGGCTCCCTCGCTGCACACTGTGTGGAAGGTGTAAATCCTAACTCTACAACAAACTACAACTCTAGTGAGTACTGTGGCATTCTTGGCTCACCACATGGGCCGTTTGCCCAGTGCTGGGCTACAGGGGACTCCCAGCAGCATGTGGATGCTTGTGTGGGGATCATTAGAGCCTCTAGAGATCCAGCATCAGCGCTATGTGAGGTCCTACGAGATTATGCACTAATGTGTCAACAGAAAGGAGTTGCCCTTGGAGACTGGAGGAATGCAACTTACTGTG AGCAAAACTGCCCCCAAAACAGCCACCATGAAGTCTGTGGAAGCTCTTGTCCTTCCACCTGCCCAAGCCTCTCTTTCCCTTTCGCCTGTGACACTGTATGCCAGGATGGGTGCCAGTGTGACGATGGTTTCATCCTTAATGGCAACGAGTGCGTGCGACCTACAGCCTGCGGATGCCATCACCAGGGACGCTATCGGCGAGGAGGCGAAAGGTTCTGGGATGGTGAGGAATGTCAGAGCTTCTGTACCTGTAATGGCACTACTGGGGCAGTCCATTGTATCTCCAACAACTGTGGTCCCCAGGAGTCCTGCCGTGTGGTGGAGGGTGAGTTTGGCTGCCATCCCAACCCTCATGGCACCTGCTCTGCCTCTGGTGACCCCCACTACCTCACTTTTGATCACAAGGCCTATGACTTCCAGGGAACCTGCCGCTATGTTTTGGCGACCCTTTGTAATGCCACAGATGGACTCCACCAATTTTCAGTTGAAGCTAAGAATGAGCAGTGGAGCGGGCAGCCAGTTTCAGTCACAGCAGAAGTTTTGGTGACTGTGCGAGGCTATCGAGTGCAAATGTCGAGGGAGAGCCGTGGTGTGGTACAG GTGAACGGAGAAACCAAAAACTTACCTATTCTCCTGAATGGAAGTAGTGTCTCTATCTATGCAAGTGGATTTCGCACATACGTCAATGCTGATTTTGGCCTGAGCGTCATGTACGATGGATGGTATACAGTGTCTGTCTCTGTACCGGCAAGTTACAG aggaaaaacatgtgGGCTTTGCGGAAACTTCAATGGAAATCCAAATGATGACTTCCACACCCCATCTGGAATGATGGTTACCACTCCACAGGAGTTTGGGGCAGCCTGGAAAGTGGCAAGCAACGACACCTGCAGTGATGGGTGTGGCTCCTCCTGCCCACAATGCATCAATGAGCGGCCTGCTAGAGCCCAATGCGAGGTGATTCAGGCATCTGACGGCCCCTTAAGCTTCTGCCATGAACAGGTGGACCCAGCGCCATATTTCGctgactgtgtgtttgatgtttgcGTGTCGAGAAGCGAGGGCCAAGATCTTCTATGCAGAGCCGTTCAGGCGTACGTCACTGCCTGTCAGTCTGCTAATGTTCGGATCTACCCTTGGAGACAGAACACCACCTGCA GACTTGACTGTCCCGCCAACAGCCATTATGAGCTGTGTGGTACCGACTGTGGCCACGTCTGTGCCAGCAGCATTGATGCCACCTGTGAGCAAGTTTGCTCTGAGGGATGTTTCTGTAATGAAGGTTTTCTCAGGAGTGGGACAAGATGTGTCCCCGTGGAAAGCTGTGGCTGTCAATATGACGGATTCTACTACAAC GCTGGTGAGTCCTTCTGGACAGAGGGTTGCTCCCAGCGATGTGAATGCCATGCTCCCAATGACCTGCGCTGTTCTGCCGCGTCTTGCACTCCTGCACAGCAGTGCACCATCAGAAATGGCGAGCTGGGCTGTTTTGATGACATGTCTACTTGCACTGTGTGGGGCGATCCACACTACATCAGCTTTGATGGGGCACTGGCTCATTTCCAGGGCACATGCTCTTACATCATTGCTGAGAGTGTGAGCAACGGCACCAATGAAACACAGTTTCAGGTAGTAGCCACCAACAATCACCGTGGCAACAACCGTGTGTCATTTGTGTCAGCAGTGGATGTATACCTCTCAAATCAACCAGAGAGTGTGCATGTCAGGATTGGACCCAACAAAAGAGTACAG GTAAATGGAAGTGAGGTGTCTCTGCCCACCACTGTAGGAACATTAGCTCAGGTAGTAAGACAGGGAAGCTACATCTTGGTTGATGCCATTGACCTGAAAGTCAACTTTGACGGCCAGAGCACTTTACTTGTCAGACTTGGTCAAGACCGTCAAAATAGAGTCACAGGCATGTGTGGAAACTTCAACAGGGATCCTTCAGATGACAAAGTCTTGCCCGATGGCACATCGGCACAAAATGACAATCACTTTGGACACAGCTGGAAGGCATCCACAAGCCAACCAGG ATGTGGATCCACCGATGAAAGGATTGATGATGGACTGAACGACTGTCCCTTCATGGAAGAATACTCAGAGCTCTGCAGTGTCATCACCAACAGTAGCGGTCCATTCAGTGCCTGTCACCTGCACTCTGATCCTCAGCCATTTTTCAGTTCCTGTGTCTACGACCTCTGCCTCTACACTCCAGCCAATGGCATGCTGTGTTCTGCAGTCTCCGCCTACGAGAGCACCTGCTCTGTTTTGGGGTTAGACATCCCTGAGTGGCGCTCTGCTTTGCGGTGTG CTGAGTCAGACCCCTGTGAACAGCTGGACTGCACAGAGGATGAGTGGTGTGGTGAGAAGGACGGTGTGTACGGCTGCTTCTGTGATGAGCACCACCATCGGCCCAACAATGAGAGCTACG ACTCGTCTATCACCTGTGCCAGTAGTTCAGGAACCATGTCTGTGTCGCGCTGCCAGCTGTTTGAAGCTGGCTTCTACTCCAGCGCCCTCCACCTCCGAGATCACTCCTGCAATGGGACACTCCAGGACGGACGACTGGTGTTCCAATTTAACAATGAAGACCAGCTGTGTGGGACAGCTCTCAGG AGCAACGGAACCCATTTCGTCTATGAAAACACCATCCAGGGCGACGTGGACCCTCATGAAGGTCCAATCAGCCGTCAGAGGAACATTCATTTGCTTTTCAGCTGCGAATACTCTCTGACCCAGGCCCTGTCTATGGCTGTGGGCATCAACCCTGTAGAGAG CATTGTGAGGAAGAAGCTTCCATCAGGCATTGGACAGTATCATGTGAGAATGATCCCCTATCAGGACGCTGGCTACCACTTCCCCATGGCCGGTATCGGGAACCTAGAAATGGAAATTGACCAGAGGATGTATGTGGAGATTCAGACAGAAGGAGTCGATTCAAGGCAGATCTCCACCGTTGTGGACTCTTGCTGGGCCACGCCAGTCAACATCCCTAGCTACCCTGTCCGCTGGGCTCTCATAGATGCAGA ATGTCCTAACCCAGCAGATGGTACAGTAGAACTGGTTCAGAACGGCATCTCCACTGTGTCCCGGTTCTCCTTCAGGATGTTCACCTTTGACAACTTTTCTTCCATCTACCTGCACTGCCAGGTCCACCTGTGTCTTCTGAGACACAGCAACTGCACAGCT CACTGCTACCCAGGACACCACAACCGAGTTGAGAGGGACGTATCCCAGCATGCCCTTACAGACATCTCACTAGGACCATTCACCGTGTCGCCACGTTGGACAG CCCGAATGGTGAATCCCAGCAGTGCCCCAGGCCAGTTGGCCTCACTGGTGACCCTGCTCGTCAGTTTGCTGACAGCAAAAACTCTGGTCTAG